A DNA window from Staphylococcus warneri contains the following coding sequences:
- a CDS encoding acetyl-CoA carboxylase biotin carboxyl carrier protein — MNTKKIEEIIKLVKANDVKKFKYKDFENEIELDFTEGQVISQAPSVSQGPSSNSNQNAQQDTQSTDIQTEENAIKSPMVGTFFLQDSKELTEPQIKVGDKIEKGDVIGFIEAMKVMNEVTSDIAGEVANIAVEHGTNVEYDQILVTLK; from the coding sequence ATGAATACCAAAAAAATAGAAGAGATTATTAAATTAGTAAAAGCAAATGATGTTAAAAAATTTAAATATAAGGATTTTGAAAATGAAATAGAGTTAGATTTCACAGAAGGTCAAGTTATATCTCAAGCGCCTTCCGTTTCACAAGGCCCAAGCAGTAATTCAAATCAAAATGCTCAACAAGATACACAAAGTACAGATATTCAAACTGAAGAAAATGCTATTAAATCACCTATGGTCGGAACATTCTTTTTACAAGATAGTAAAGAATTAACTGAACCACAAATTAAAGTTGGAGACAAAATTGAAAAAGGTGACGTGATAGGTTTTATAGAGGCCATGAAAGTAATGAATGAAGTGACGAGTGATATTGCTGGAGAAGTGGCTAATATTGCTGTAGAACATGGTACAAATGTTGAATATGACCAAATATTAGTGACTTTGAAGTAA
- a CDS encoding acetyl/propionyl/methylcrotonyl-CoA carboxylase subunit alpha has translation MYRCLIANRGEIAVRIIRACREMGIETVAIYAKGDEDSLHVGLADQAICIGEANPLDSYLNIPRIIGAAEVSGANAIHPGYGFLSESTSFAEAVEDNNIHFIGPNKTTMEMMGDKITARQTVDGAGVPVIPGSTDEVKSVEEIEELAKDIGYPVVLKAASGGGGKGIRIVKEREQLAKAFKEAKSEGEKYFNDNRVYVEAFIPVAKHVEVQIIGDGKDNFVHLGERDCSVQRKNQKLIEESPCAALTEERRERICEDAVKVAKASKYRSAGTIEFLVTEDAHYFIEMNARIQVEHTVTEMRADRDLLVAQLYLLQHDELPFKQEDIRFNGHVIEARINAENPEKQFQPTPGKVNALHLPQGFNVRVDSLLYPGYKVSPYYDSLVAKVIVKGADRSSAIQKLKVTLDEMVIDGFTTTADFLYAVLNYPAYADGDARNVDIKFLEKHQIIKGVTL, from the coding sequence ATGTATCGATGTTTAATTGCAAACAGAGGGGAAATTGCTGTAAGGATTATTCGTGCCTGTAGAGAAATGGGTATCGAAACCGTAGCAATTTATGCTAAAGGAGATGAAGATAGTCTTCATGTAGGGTTAGCAGATCAAGCTATATGTATTGGTGAAGCAAACCCTCTTGATAGCTATTTAAATATTCCAAGAATAATTGGAGCCGCTGAGGTAAGTGGTGCAAATGCAATACACCCAGGTTATGGCTTTTTATCAGAATCAACTTCATTTGCTGAAGCAGTTGAAGATAATAATATTCATTTTATAGGACCCAATAAAACTACTATGGAAATGATGGGAGATAAGATAACCGCTAGACAAACAGTAGATGGCGCTGGCGTACCAGTGATACCTGGATCTACTGACGAAGTAAAATCAGTAGAAGAAATTGAAGAACTTGCTAAAGATATTGGTTATCCTGTTGTTTTAAAAGCTGCTAGTGGCGGTGGTGGTAAAGGTATACGAATTGTTAAAGAACGTGAACAATTAGCTAAGGCATTCAAAGAAGCCAAAAGTGAAGGGGAAAAATATTTCAACGATAATCGTGTATATGTCGAAGCATTTATACCAGTTGCTAAACATGTTGAAGTACAAATTATTGGTGATGGTAAAGATAACTTTGTGCATTTAGGTGAACGTGACTGCTCAGTACAAAGAAAAAATCAAAAATTAATAGAAGAATCTCCATGTGCTGCACTTACAGAAGAAAGACGAGAACGAATTTGTGAAGATGCGGTTAAAGTAGCAAAAGCATCAAAATATAGAAGTGCAGGAACAATTGAATTCTTAGTTACTGAAGATGCACATTATTTCATTGAAATGAATGCGAGAATTCAAGTAGAACATACAGTAACTGAAATGCGTGCGGATAGAGATTTATTAGTCGCACAACTTTATTTATTACAACATGATGAGTTACCGTTTAAACAAGAAGATATCAGATTTAACGGTCACGTCATTGAAGCTAGAATAAATGCTGAAAATCCGGAAAAACAATTCCAACCTACACCGGGTAAAGTTAATGCTTTGCATTTACCACAAGGTTTTAACGTCAGAGTAGACTCTCTGCTTTATCCAGGTTACAAGGTTTCTCCTTACTATGATTCATTAGTAGCCAAAGTAATTGTTAAAGGTGCGGATAGAAGTAGTGCAATCCAAAAATTAAAAGTGACGTTAGATGAAATGGTCATTGACGGCTTTACAACGACTGCTGATTTCTTATATGCAGTACTCAATTATCCTGCATATGCAGATGGTGATGCTAGGAATGTAGATATAAAATTCCTAGAAAAACATCAAATTATTAAAGGGGTGACTTTATAA
- the pxpA gene encoding 5-oxoprolinase subunit PxpA yields MQIDLNCDLGEAFGNYSFGGDKDILPLITSANIACGFHAGDANVMNETIQLAKRHNIGIGAHPGLPDLQGFGRRKLDMSPEEVYNIVVYQLGALNGFCLIHDVKMNHVKPHGALYQMGAKDKSIASAIAQAVYDFDKTLVFVGLANTLLISEAKKLGLKTASEVFADRRYEDDGQLVSRKEPDAVISDSDEALNQVVKMVTENKVISKNNKEITLQADTICVHGDGAHALEFVTKIREKLTKEGIDIQSL; encoded by the coding sequence ATGCAAATAGACTTAAATTGTGACTTAGGAGAAGCATTTGGTAACTATTCTTTTGGTGGAGATAAAGACATACTTCCACTAATCACTTCAGCCAATATCGCGTGTGGATTCCATGCTGGAGATGCCAATGTGATGAATGAAACGATTCAATTAGCAAAAAGACATAACATTGGCATTGGAGCACATCCAGGTTTACCTGATTTACAAGGCTTTGGTCGTCGTAAATTAGATATGTCACCTGAAGAAGTATATAACATTGTAGTTTATCAACTAGGGGCGCTAAATGGCTTTTGTCTGATTCATGATGTGAAAATGAATCATGTAAAACCACATGGTGCATTGTACCAAATGGGTGCTAAAGATAAGTCAATTGCAAGTGCGATTGCACAAGCAGTGTATGACTTTGATAAAACGTTGGTATTTGTTGGTTTGGCTAATACATTACTCATATCAGAGGCTAAAAAATTAGGCTTAAAAACTGCATCTGAGGTTTTTGCAGACCGTCGTTATGAAGATGACGGCCAACTTGTTAGTCGTAAAGAACCTGATGCTGTGATATCTGACTCTGACGAAGCATTAAATCAAGTCGTTAAAATGGTAACAGAAAATAAAGTTATATCTAAAAATAATAAAGAAATCACACTTCAAGCAGATACGATATGCGTTCACGGCGATGGTGCGCATGCTTTAGAATTTGTAACTAAAATTAGGGAAAAATTAACGAAAGAAGGCATTGATATTCAGTCCTTATAG
- a CDS encoding NRAMP family divalent metal transporter, translating into MGEKLSSNNNGKATFTRNHKRLLLGSVFLMATSAIGPAFLTQTAVFTAQFYASFAFAILISILIDIGAQINIWRVLVVTGLRGQEVSNKIVPGLGTVISVLIAFGGLAFNIGNIAGAGLGLNAMFGIDVKWGAAITAIFSILIFVSKSGQKIMDVVSMILGVVMILIVAYVMVVSNPPYGDALVHTFAPEHPIKLILPIITLVGGTVGGYITFAGAHRILDSGIKGKEFLPFVNHSAIAGILTTGVMRTLLFLAVLGVVVTGVTLSSENPPASVFEHAIGPIGKNIFGVVIFAAAMSSVIGSAYTSATFLKTMHKSLFNKNNLIVITFIVISTIIFLFIGKPVSLLIIAGVINGWILPITLSVILIASRKKSIVGDYKHPTWMLVFGIVAVIVTILTGIFSLQDLASLWKG; encoded by the coding sequence ATGGGAGAAAAATTATCATCAAACAATAATGGGAAAGCAACATTCACTAGAAATCATAAAAGATTATTGCTAGGATCAGTTTTCTTAATGGCAACGTCAGCTATTGGACCTGCCTTTTTAACTCAAACGGCAGTATTTACAGCACAATTTTATGCTAGTTTCGCGTTTGCGATTTTAATTTCTATATTAATAGATATAGGTGCACAAATTAATATCTGGCGAGTTCTTGTTGTTACTGGCTTAAGAGGACAAGAGGTATCCAATAAAATTGTTCCTGGTCTTGGAACAGTTATCTCTGTTTTAATTGCATTCGGTGGATTAGCCTTTAATATTGGTAATATCGCCGGTGCAGGTCTAGGACTAAACGCTATGTTTGGTATAGATGTAAAATGGGGTGCAGCGATTACTGCTATCTTTTCAATTTTGATTTTTGTTAGTAAAAGTGGTCAAAAAATTATGGATGTCGTATCTATGATTTTAGGTGTCGTTATGATATTAATCGTAGCATATGTCATGGTTGTATCTAATCCACCATATGGAGATGCCTTGGTACATACTTTCGCACCTGAACATCCAATCAAATTAATTTTACCTATAATTACATTAGTGGGTGGAACAGTAGGTGGTTATATTACATTTGCTGGAGCACACAGAATTTTGGACTCTGGTATCAAAGGTAAAGAATTTTTACCATTTGTTAACCATTCAGCTATTGCAGGTATTTTAACTACGGGTGTGATGCGTACATTATTATTCCTAGCAGTATTAGGTGTTGTTGTAACTGGTGTTACTCTTAGTTCTGAAAACCCACCAGCGTCAGTGTTTGAACATGCTATAGGACCTATTGGGAAAAATATATTTGGTGTTGTTATTTTTGCAGCAGCAATGTCTTCAGTAATCGGTTCAGCTTATACTAGTGCTACGTTCTTAAAAACAATGCACAAATCACTTTTCAACAAGAATAATTTAATTGTTATTACATTTATAGTTATTTCAACAATCATTTTCTTATTCATTGGTAAACCTGTAAGTTTACTTATAATCGCAGGTGTGATTAACGGTTGGATTTTACCAATTACACTATCTGTCATTTTAATTGCAAGTAGAAAGAAATCGATTGTTGGCGATTATAAACACCCTACATGGATGTTAGTATTCGGTATTGTAGCTGTTATCGTTACAATTTTAACTGGTATCTTTTCATTACAAGATTTAGCAAGTTTATGGAAAGGTTAA
- the mtnN gene encoding 5'-methylthioadenosine/S-adenosylhomocysteine nucleosidase has translation MIGIIGAMEEEVAILKDKLVNLSEITVAHVKFYTGELNHKEVVITQSGIGKVNAAISTTLLIEKFNPKYIINTGSAGALDESLEIGDVLISNDVTYHDADATAFGYALGQIPQMPEKYEANEQLLSETVEVVQQQHLNAKTGLIVSGDSFIGSAEQRKLIKSRFTDAMAVEMEATAIAQVCYQFKVPFIITRAVSDLANGEADMTFEEFLGKAAVSSSEMVELLVKKL, from the coding sequence ATGATTGGTATTATTGGTGCAATGGAAGAAGAAGTTGCCATTTTAAAAGATAAATTAGTGAATTTAAGTGAAATTACAGTTGCACATGTTAAATTTTATACAGGTGAACTTAATCATAAAGAAGTTGTCATTACTCAAAGTGGTATAGGTAAAGTCAATGCTGCAATTTCAACAACACTACTCATCGAAAAATTTAATCCTAAATACATTATCAACACTGGTTCTGCCGGTGCATTAGATGAAAGTCTAGAAATTGGTGATGTATTGATCAGCAATGATGTGACGTATCATGATGCTGACGCTACTGCATTTGGATATGCATTAGGACAAATTCCGCAAATGCCTGAAAAATATGAAGCTAATGAACAATTATTAAGTGAAACTGTTGAAGTGGTTCAACAACAACATTTAAATGCTAAAACAGGTTTGATAGTGAGTGGCGACAGTTTTATAGGTAGTGCAGAACAACGTAAATTAATAAAATCACGATTTACAGACGCTATGGCAGTTGAAATGGAAGCAACAGCAATTGCACAAGTATGTTATCAATTTAAAGTTCCTTTTATAATCACAAGAGCAGTATCTGATTTAGCAAATGGTGAAGCGGATATGACGTTTGAGGAATTTTTAGGTAAGGCTGCAGTTTCTTCAAGTGAAATGGTAGAATTATTAGTAAAAAAATTATAA